The nucleotide sequence GATAGAGCATTTACTTTCTACGAATGTATCAAGATCAAGAGCCGCTCAATGTCCTCAGCGGGTAAGGGCTGGCTGAAAAGGTAGCGCTGGGGCTTATCACAATTAAGTGATTTTTATATAATCCTCTTAATTAAAAACAAGTAACAGTCTTAGTTGTTGGCGCATAGGCTCAACATCCTTTGTTCATTTTTCTGCAATAACCTCGTTTTATCACATTGAAACATAAACTTACTAGGGTGCTTTATTTCAATAACCGTATTATATGTTAGAGTATATACTAAATTCTACCACAAGATTTGAATTGGTATATTTTTCTTGATACAATAAAATTATAAGTATGAACGGAGGTGCCCTATGAAAACATCTGATATAATATTCCTGCCATATCCAAAGAAGGTGCAATTTATGGAAGGGAAGAAACTGTTAAAAGACGGAGAGAGAATATCTATTTTATTACTTCAGAAAGAAAAGCTTTTCACAATAGCCAAAAGACTTAAGGATATCATATCAGAACATACACCGATAAAGACACAGATTGTGGTGGGTAAGGCGGGAGACGTAAATTTTAAGCATAGCAGTATTCTTTTGGAAGAAAATTATAAAATCACAATAACCAAGGAATGCATAGATATTGAATATGGTGAATTACAAGGAGCCTTTCATGCTGTGAGCACACTAAAACAGCTAATAGTTCAATGCGGAAGAGACCTGCCCTGTATGATCATAGAGGACGGACCGGATTATAAGAGGAGAGGTCTAATGGTAGATATAAGCAGGAATAAGATACCTACCATGGATACCTTATATAAGATTATAGATTATATGGCTGATGTGAAGCTTAATGAGCTGCAGCTTTATATAGAAGGCTTTTCTTATGCCTATGATAATTTTCCACAGGTATGGAGCAGTGGTACTCCTGTAACAGCTGAAGAAATCATGCTGCTGGACAGATACTGTAAGGACAGGTACATAGATCTGGTGCCAAATCAGAACAGCTTCGGTCATATGGAGCAATGGCTTAACAGAAGAGAGTTTGAACATCTTGCCGATTGTCCGGAAGGCTGCTTGACCCCTTGGGGAACCTTAACCAGGAATACTACCCTTAATCCCCTGGATGAGGGCTCTGTTGAATTAATGAGAAAAATTTATGATGATATACTGCCGCCCTTCACTTCACAATATTTTAATGTAGGCCTTGATGAGCCTTTTGAGTTAGGTCATGGAAAGAGCAAGGCTGAGACAGAAAGATCTGGAGTGGGACGTGTATACTTAGATTACCTTATGAAAATATATAATGAAGTGAAGCTAAGAAATAAGAGAATGATGTTCTGGGGGGACATTATCATAAACTCACCTGAATTAATCCTAGAATTACCCAAGGATATAATTGCCTTGGAATGGGGCTACGAGGCAGAGCATCCTTTCGCAGACCACTGTGAAAAATACAAGGCTGCGGGAATAGACTTTTACGTATGCCCAGGTACAAGCTCCTGGTGTACAATCCTTGGAAGAACGGACAACATGAAGGCTAATATTCTAAATGCAGCGGAAAGTGGCTTGAAAAATGGCGCCATAGGCTTCCTCAATACAGATTGGGGCGATAGGGGACACATTCAGTATCTTCCTGTAAGCTATCCTGGCTACTTCTACGGTGCAGCCTTAAGCTGGTCCTTAGAGGAAAATAGGGATATTAACCTGGAATCCTATTTGAATAGATTTATATTTAAAGACAGGAATGAATTAATGGGAAGTATTGTAATGGACCTTGGAAATTACTATCTGCAGGAGCCTTCAAAAGTATCCAACGCAACTAAGCTCTTTTGGGTACTGAATGGAGATATAAAGGAGCCGGAAAAGTTTGAAGAATCAGATGTTCAAGCCTATAAAAAGGTTGAAGACTATTTGCTTGACTTGTATGAAAAACTGGATAGCACGGATATGCAGTGTGAAGATGAAGCATTGATAATTGAGGAGTTTAAAAATGGTATAAAGTACGTACTTCATGGCGTAAAAAGAGTAAAGCTGATGGTTAATGAAATTGACAACAAAGAGAACTTCCTCCAAGACCTAAAGGATGATATAAGCACCATCATGAAGAAGCATGGTGAGGTATGGCTGAAGAGAAACAGAATTGGAGGATTGGAAGACAGCTTGGAATATATGCGCAAGTTGAGAGAGCAGTACTGTGAGACTAAATAGAATTAAACCTGAAGATGATATATCCACTAGGGACTCCCATGACTTAACGGGAGCCTCTATTATTTTGGCAGAACAATTATAAATAGAAAAAAGAGGCTCTCAGCGGAGCCTCTTTACTTAGTCTTAATTTTCTATGGACAGCTTTAATTTTTCTATTCTCTTCTCATTTACCTTCTCTATTTTAAAGGTCAAGTTTTGGTACTTTATAGTCCTGCTGTCATTGTCCTTGGGAATACTTCCCATAAGGCTTATTATAAATCCCCCGATAGTATCGGTGTTTTCTGATTCCAGTGAAAGGTCAAGGTACTCGTTCAATTCATCTATTGCAAGCATACCGTTTATCAAGTAACTGTTGTTGTCCAATTTTTTTATATCCGGTTCGATTTCATCATACTCATCAAAGATATTACCCATAACCTCTTCTATAAGGTCTTCTATTGTAACAATACCAGAGAAACCGCCATATTCGTCAATCAATATAGCCATGTGATTCTTGGTACTCTGCAATTCTTTAAACAAGTCATCAATATTCTTAGTTTCCGGTACAAAGTATGCCGGTCTAAGCATTTTTCTTATATCAATATTTTCTAAGCCTTTATCCAGAACTTCTGCGTAGAAATCCTTAATATAAAGAATACCGATAATATTATCGGAATCTTCTTCGTATACCGGAATTCTTGAGAAGTTTTCTTCCATAATATCATTTTTTATTTTATTTATAGGTGAGTCTATATTAATCATAAAGACATCTGTTCTCGGAGTCATAACCTCCTTGGCCAGAGTGTCATCAAATTCAAATATTCCGTTAATCATTTCTTTTTCTGTCTCATTGATAACACCATGTTCTTGTCCAACTTCTATTAAGGACTTTATTTCTTCCTTTGAGAATTGTTCCTCAAGATTATCCGTATTTATACCGGAAAGTCTTACAAGGATATTTGTAGATCTGGAAAGAAGCTTTACAAAAGGTGAAGCAAATTTGGACACAAACATAATGGGTGTTACAGCAAACATAGCAATTGTCTCGGATTTTTGAAGTGCTATCCGCTTAGGATAAAGTTCACCAAAAACTAAGGTAATGTAGGAAAGAACAATTGTAATTAGTATTACCGATATTTGTTCACCGTATGGAATACCAATCTTACTTAACAGTTCGTTTAGCTTAACAGATATTCCGGTAGCGGCAGATGCACTGGCAAAGAAACCGGAAAGGGTTATCCCTACCTGTATAGTTGCAAGAAATTTACTAGGTTCATCGGTAAGTTTTTTTAAGGCCTTAGCCTTTTTATTTCCTTCCTCTGCTAGTATGTTTATTTTGCTCTTATTCACTGAAACAACAGCCATCTCGGCAGCAGCGAAAAAAGCATTGACTAATACCAATACAAGAATCAGTAACATACTACTGACTGTATCAGGGTCTGAGTCATTCATTAATGATACCTCCTCAAAAAGTTATAGTAATTTTGAATATACATAATAAATAATACCATAAAAATTCTAACTTTTCAAACTAATAGCCGAAGGGATAATTACATATAAATCCGCATAATATAAGGAAATTATTAGATTTCGTAACAGAGGTTACTGATACTTTAGCCCAAATAGTATATAATTTCATTATAAAAATTATTGGAGGGAATAATAATATGCTGAGGAGAATTGTTGAAATAGATGAGGTTAAGTGTAATGGTTGTGGACTGTGTATAAAAGCCTGTCATGAAGGCGCTATAGAAATGGTTGATGGAAAGGCAAGACTAATAAGCGATATATACTGTGACGGCTTAGGAGATTGTTTGCCAGAGTGTCCTACAGGAGCAATTCAAATAATTGAGAGAGAAGCCTTGGAGTATGATGATGAGGCTGTGCAAAGGCTGAAGCTGGAGAAAAGTAAAAGTAATAAAACTGAGCACAGCTTACCTTGCGGTTGCCCAGGAAGTGCAGCAAGAACAATAGAAAGAAAATCTAATATTTCAATAAAAACACCGGTAAAGGCTGAAGTAAGTCAGAGTACTTCAGAGCTAACCCAGTGGCCTGTCCAAATCAAGCTGATACATCCTCAAGCTCCATACTTAAAGGGGGCAGACCTGCTGGTTGCTGCTGACTGTACTGCCTATGCCTATGCTAACTTCCACAGTGACTTTATTAAAGGCAGAATAACTCTCATTGGATGCCCAAAGCTTGATGATCTAGAGTATTATAAAGAAAAACTTACTGAAATAATTAGAAACAACAATCTTAAGAGTATAACTGTAGTCAGAATGGAGGTGCCATGCTGCGGCGGCATTATAAATGCTGTTAAGAGTGCTATGCTTGAAGCTCAAGTGATTGTCCCTTATTCAGAAGTTACAATCGGTACCGACGGAAGTATTATCAAATAGTAATGAATAATGAGTAATTATGGAGGGATTTTCCCCGCTGTGCTACCGAAAAACTTTAAAGTTATCTTATCAGTTATAATAATTGCAATACCCCTGAAATCTTGAATTTCAGGGGTATTGCAATTATCATAATAGAAGAAATTTATCTCTGATGAATTTCAACCATAATTACTCATTACTTACTGCCGCTGCTTCTAGCAGGGCTTCAAGTTCCGCCGGTGGTACAGGCCGGCTGAAGTAGAAGCCTTGTGCTTCATCACAGGAGTTGTCCTTTAAAAATGAAAGTTGGGTAGGAGTTTCTATGCCTTCTGCAATAACCTTCATTTTTATATCATGGGCTAAGGATATCAGTGAGCGTACTATAGTCTTTTCGGCTGTGTCTTCACCAACCTTATCCATAAAGGACTTGTCTATTTTTATTGAGGTTACGGGAAGCAGTCTTAAAAAGTTTAAGGATGAATATCCCGTTCCAAAGTCATCTAAGAGTACATTTATGCCCATATCTTTTAGGGCAGTGATCAAGGTTAATGTTTGATTCATATCTTTTATGGCAGCACTCTCGGTAATCTCTAATTCAATATTTGAGGGATTGATTCCCGTTTCTTTTATTGAGGATTTTACTACCTGCAGCAGGTTCCTATCCTCTATCTGCTTCGCTGATAGATTTATTGAAATTATTAGATTAGAAAAGCCCTTATCCATCCACTTCCTTAATTGGCTGCAAGATTCCCTAATGACAAATTCACCAATAGGCACAATAAGGCCTGTTTCCTCTGCTTTAGGAATAAATTTCAGTGGAGGAACTATGGTCCCATCTGCTTTTATCCAGCGGACCAAGGCTTCCATTCCAACCAGGGTATTGGTTTTAACGTCCATACGCGGCTGATAATATAACTTAAATTCATTGTTCTTTAGAGCAAGTCTAAGTTCCCGCTCTAAAGTAATTTGCTCCATTGCTATTAAGGACAAATCCGGATTGTATATTTGGTAGGAGTTTTTTCCTGAACTCTTAGCCTGATACATGGCTGTATCGGAGTGTTTTATCAGATCCTCCGAAGTACGGCTGTCTCTGGGATATAAGCAGGCGCCGAGACTGGCTGAAACATAAACCTCAATATCATCTACAATGAAGGGGGTGTTGATTAAGCGAATTAGTCTATCCAGGAACTCTGATAGGCCTATGTCATTATTAACATTTCTTAAAATAAGTACAAACTCATCGCCACCCCAGCGGTAGATAGTACAATTCTTTTCAACCAATAAAGATAATTCAAAGGCCAATTTTTTCAGCAGATTATCACCAAAAGTGTGACTATACATATCATTAATAACTTTAAAGTTATCTAGATCCATAAAAATAACTGCAAACTCCTCTTGGCCCTGGCACAAGTCAGAAAGCTCCTGATAAAGGTTAAATTTATTTGGAAGGCTCGTTAAGCTGTCATAGTATGCAAGCTTGTGAATCTGATCGGACCATTTCTTTTGTTCTGTTATGTCTGTATGGGATCCCACCATCCTCACAGGAGTATTGTTGTCATCCCAGGTGGCAGAGCCTACATCTGACACCCATATATAGGTGTTATCCGCTTTTTTAAGTCTATATTCACACCTGTAACGGTCTGTCTTCTTATTTATGTAGTCTGAGATCTCTTTTTCAAAGACTTCAAGATCCGATGGATGTATGAATTCTTTCCAAGACCCTCGTAACGGCAGTGTAGCCTTTGTGTAGCCTAACATATTAGCCCACTTTTCAGAGTAATAATATGAATCATTTGTTATATCCCAGTCCCATATACCGTCATGAGAACCAAGTAAAGCAAGTTTATATCTTTCTTCGCTTTGCTTTAGTCTATGTTTACTCTGTTGAAGTTCTTCAAATTGAGCTCTCAATTCCTCCTCTGCTGCAACAAGCTCTTGATAGGTATCTTGAAGCTCTTGGTAATTTGCATCCAGACGCTTATTCAATTGTACTTCCTGAAGAGAATCATGTGCTAATTTTTCAATTACTCCACATAAGTGCACCATCAATTTTACTATTGCATCTAGCTTTGAATGCGGTATTACAGGTAACGATCCCGAAGAATTGATATTTTGATGCCTATCAAAGCCATATTCCTCAGCTTTAGCTCCCCAAAAGCCGTTGTCTGCGGCTTCAGAAAAAAATTGACCAAAGTAGAGAGTAGCTAAATACTGGTCTTTTATTTTTATAGGCACTCCCACTTCCATGAGACCTGTTTCATAGCTTGCATAAAAATACTCTTTACCTTCTTTTAGTTCCACAGCTACTTGGTCATTAGTCTGATTATATATACTAAGGGTGCAGGGAGTATTTCCGTGAAAGTTAGTACAAATAGCTCTGCTTCCACTGTCAATAAGTACAGTTCCTTTTGTATCAATGATTTTACAATTTATATTGGTAGCATCATAAAAACTATTAAAAAAGTCTTGCAATTCTTCTATATTAAGAAGGTCAGAAAGATTATATTCCATATAGCACCCCAACCATGACGTATTTTGTCAAATCATGTGTTAATTATATCATGAAGAGCAGGTGTTCTCAACATTTAGAACTTAATAAGGGCCCTTAGGGAGAAACTTTTTTTTACCAATTTTAGGTTTGGATAAAAAATCAAGTGCTGCCATTAAGAAATAACAAAAAAACTCTTGTAATAATAAAAAATAAATAGTATAATAACTTTTGTCGCAGCAAATAAATAAGTTTGTTCACTGATATGAACGTGGAGAGATGTCTGAGTGGTTGAAGGAGCACGCCTGGAAAGCGTGTGTAGGGGAAACTCTACCGGGGGTTCGAATCCCCCTCTCTCCGCCATTTAAACTTTGCCGTGCTAGATGGGGAGATAGCGGTGCCCTGTAACCTGCAATCCGCTGCAGCAGGATTGAATTCCTCACCGAGGCCCTAATTTGTAAGGCCTGGCTTGCAAAAGTGGCGCTGAGAACTGGGTCCCACGCAACGGAAATTCATGAACCCCGTCAGGTCCGGAAGGAAGCAGCGGTAAGTGAACACTTTCGTGTGCCGTGGAACAGCCTGGTTTGAGTTAACTGTGCAGGTAACGCTTATAGGTTAGTGTCAGAGTGAGGTGCACGGTTCAATTAATACTATATAGATTATAACAGGATACTATTTTATAGTATCCTTTTTGTTTATTCATTAAAAGATTTCAAAATGTGTAATTTTATTTTGGTTTCTTTTTCATTTTTCTGTATAATAGAAGTAGCTGAACAATTAAGAATTACGGGGTGAAATAAGTATGGCATACAAGGCATTATATAGAGAGTGGAGGCCTGGAACCTTTGACGATGTAGTTGGCCAACAGCATATAACTGTAACGCTGAAGAATCAAATAAAAAATAATAGAATTGCTCATGCCTATTTATTTTGCGGCACAAGAGGAACCGGTAAAACTTCCACAGCAAAAATCATGGCGAAGGCACTAAACTGTCTTTCCTTGGAACAGGGCGAACCCTGCAACCGCTGTGAAATGTGCAGAAAAATTAACGAAGGGTTATCTATAGACGTTACTGAACTTGATGCTGCTTCAAATAACGGTATTGAAAATATAAGAGATATAATAGAGGATGTTCAGTATCCCCCACAGGAAGCCAAATACAAGGTTTATATAATGGATGAGGTCCATATGCTTTCAACGGGAGCAGTAAATGCCTTCTTAAAGACCCTGGAGGAACCGCCGAAAAATGTGGTTTTCATACTGGCTACCACCGACCCGCAAAAGTTGCCAATAACAATTCTGTCAAGGTGTCAGAGGTTTGATTTCAAGAGAATAAAAAGTGAGGAGATCTTTCAAAGATTAAGAAAAATAGTGGACCAACAAGGGGTTTATGCTGAGGATAGAAGCCTGCAATTAGTTGCCAGGATTTCCGACGGTGCCATGAGAGATTCACTTAGTGTTCTGGATCAAGCCATATCAATGGGTGGCGGCAAGGTGGAGTACGATAACCTTGTAGGAATGCTGGGACTTGTTACAAATGAAAATCTATTGAGACTTACCGATGCCATAATTGAAAAGAATATAGAGAATGCTTTGAGATTAATAGATGACATAGTGTTAAGCGGTAAGGATGTCTATACATTTATAAAGGATTTAATAACCCATCTGAGAAATCTTATGATAGCAAAGGTCAGTAATTCTCCTGAGGACATATTGGATATGTCTTTGGAAAATATTGCTCAAATTACCCAACAGGCTCAGAAGATCCGTGTTGAGGAGATAATGAGGGATATCAGAATCCTTCAGGAGGCAGAAGAACAAGCCAGATGGAGTAAACAGAGCAGAATATATCTGGAGCTTGCAATAATAAAGCTTTGCAAGATAGAGTATGATACTTCCAAGGAAGTGCTGCTGTCTAGGATTAACAGATTGGAGGAGGCTATTAAACAGGGCAGGATAACAGTTACCGCTGAAAAAGCCGCCACTGCTACTAAGCTGCCTGTGCTAAAAGAGGAACACAAGGCTGTTATGGAAGTAAAGCAGCATAGGGAAGAAGAGGTGAATATCCATTCTCAGATAACCTTGGATACCGTTAAAAAGGCTTGGAAGGATATATTGGAAACCTTCAAGGCACGAAGGCAAATGATACTTTATGCTTCTTTAATGACCGGAAAGCCCGTGAAATGCAACAATGGAATTATTGAAGTGTTATATGATCAACAATATGCCTTTAACAAGCAGAGGTTGGAGAAGGAAGAGAACCGCAGAGTGGTGGAGGAAATCTTTTCTGATGCGCTTAGAGAAAAGGTCAGGCTGAGATATATAATAGACGCTCCGGAAAGAAATGATAGATCTCCTGAAGAGATGCTGATAGAAACTTTTGGGGAAGAAGTTGTGGAGATAATTGATGATTGATTTGTAGAACTTTATGCTGTATAGAGAATAGTATATAATATAAAAGATTTCTGTATAGTAATATAATTACAAATGTTATATAATAATAAAGATATCCAAGAAGAAATATAGCGTAAATGCTTAGAGATAGCTTTAAGGAGGTTTTTTTGATGGCAAAAGGTGGATTCCCAGGAATGGGAGGCAATATGGGCAGCTTAATAAAGCAAGCTCAGAAACTTCAACAACAGATGGAAAATATGCAGAAAGAGCTTGAAACTAAAGAGTTTTCAGCCACTGCCGGTGGTGGAGCTGTAAAAGTTGTAGCTAATGGTAAAAAGCAGATTTTAGAGATAAGCATTAAGCCTGAGGTTGTTGACCCCGATGATGTTGAAATGCTTGAAGACTTAATAATGCTAGCATGCAACGAAGCGCTAAAGAAGGCAGAAGAAGAAACTGCCGATGAGATGAGAAAATTAACCGGTGGTATGAACATACCAGGAATGTTTTAAAGAAAGCTGCATTGCAGCTTTCTTTAAGTTTATACTCTTTCATGGGAAGAAGACCTAAATAGAAGGATGTGATAGACATGGATTTCTATCCAGTGTTAATAGAAAAACTAATAGAAGAATTTGCCAAACTTCCCGGTATAGGCCATAAGACTGCTCAAAGGCTTGCTCTTCATACCTTGAACCGTACAAAGGAAGAAGTGCGCGAATTTGCGGAAGTCCTTGTACAGGCCAGGGAAACAATAAAGTATTGTTCCATTTGCGGAAACTACACTGACAAGGATCCGTGTGCAATATGTAGCAATCCAAACAGAGATAAGTCTATTATTTGTGTTGTGGAACAACCAAAGGATGTAATATATATGGAGAGAATAAGGGAGTATAACGGTGTTTATCATGTACTTCATGGAAACATATCGCCTATGGCCGGAAGAGGTCCTGGAGACATCAAGCTGAGAGAACTTATTACCAGAATGAATGGGGAAGTAAAAGAGGTTATTGCAGCTACAAACCCCAATATAGAAGGGGAGGCTACTGCTATGTATATGTCAAAGATATTAAAACCCTTAGGGGTTAAAGTAACCAGAATTGCTCACGGTATCCCGGTGGGTGGAGATCTTGAATATGCCGACGAAGTAACCTTGTCAAAGGCTATGGA is from Clostridium thermarum and encodes:
- a CDS encoding EAL domain-containing protein encodes the protein MEYNLSDLLNIEELQDFFNSFYDATNINCKIIDTKGTVLIDSGSRAICTNFHGNTPCTLSIYNQTNDQVAVELKEGKEYFYASYETGLMEVGVPIKIKDQYLATLYFGQFFSEAADNGFWGAKAEEYGFDRHQNINSSGSLPVIPHSKLDAIVKLMVHLCGVIEKLAHDSLQEVQLNKRLDANYQELQDTYQELVAAEEELRAQFEELQQSKHRLKQSEERYKLALLGSHDGIWDWDITNDSYYYSEKWANMLGYTKATLPLRGSWKEFIHPSDLEVFEKEISDYINKKTDRYRCEYRLKKADNTYIWVSDVGSATWDDNNTPVRMVGSHTDITEQKKWSDQIHKLAYYDSLTSLPNKFNLYQELSDLCQGQEEFAVIFMDLDNFKVINDMYSHTFGDNLLKKLAFELSLLVEKNCTIYRWGGDEFVLILRNVNNDIGLSEFLDRLIRLINTPFIVDDIEVYVSASLGACLYPRDSRTSEDLIKHSDTAMYQAKSSGKNSYQIYNPDLSLIAMEQITLERELRLALKNNEFKLYYQPRMDVKTNTLVGMEALVRWIKADGTIVPPLKFIPKAEETGLIVPIGEFVIRESCSQLRKWMDKGFSNLIISINLSAKQIEDRNLLQVVKSSIKETGINPSNIELEITESAAIKDMNQTLTLITALKDMGINVLLDDFGTGYSSLNFLRLLPVTSIKIDKSFMDKVGEDTAEKTIVRSLISLAHDIKMKVIAEGIETPTQLSFLKDNSCDEAQGFYFSRPVPPAELEALLEAAAVSNE
- the recR gene encoding recombination mediator RecR: MDFYPVLIEKLIEEFAKLPGIGHKTAQRLALHTLNRTKEEVREFAEVLVQARETIKYCSICGNYTDKDPCAICSNPNRDKSIICVVEQPKDVIYMERIREYNGVYHVLHGNISPMAGRGPGDIKLRELITRMNGEVKEVIAATNPNIEGEATAMYMSKILKPLGVKVTRIAHGIPVGGDLEYADEVTLSKAMEGRKEI
- the dnaX gene encoding DNA polymerase III subunit gamma/tau, which translates into the protein MAYKALYREWRPGTFDDVVGQQHITVTLKNQIKNNRIAHAYLFCGTRGTGKTSTAKIMAKALNCLSLEQGEPCNRCEMCRKINEGLSIDVTELDAASNNGIENIRDIIEDVQYPPQEAKYKVYIMDEVHMLSTGAVNAFLKTLEEPPKNVVFILATTDPQKLPITILSRCQRFDFKRIKSEEIFQRLRKIVDQQGVYAEDRSLQLVARISDGAMRDSLSVLDQAISMGGGKVEYDNLVGMLGLVTNENLLRLTDAIIEKNIENALRLIDDIVLSGKDVYTFIKDLITHLRNLMIAKVSNSPEDILDMSLENIAQITQQAQKIRVEEIMRDIRILQEAEEQARWSKQSRIYLELAIIKLCKIEYDTSKEVLLSRINRLEEAIKQGRITVTAEKAATATKLPVLKEEHKAVMEVKQHREEEVNIHSQITLDTVKKAWKDILETFKARRQMILYASLMTGKPVKCNNGIIEVLYDQQYAFNKQRLEKEENRRVVEEIFSDALREKVRLRYIIDAPERNDRSPEEMLIETFGEEVVEIIDD
- a CDS encoding YbaB/EbfC family nucleoid-associated protein, translating into MAKGGFPGMGGNMGSLIKQAQKLQQQMENMQKELETKEFSATAGGGAVKVVANGKKQILEISIKPEVVDPDDVEMLEDLIMLACNEALKKAEEETADEMRKLTGGMNIPGMF
- a CDS encoding beta-N-acetylhexosaminidase produces the protein MKTSDIIFLPYPKKVQFMEGKKLLKDGERISILLLQKEKLFTIAKRLKDIISEHTPIKTQIVVGKAGDVNFKHSSILLEENYKITITKECIDIEYGELQGAFHAVSTLKQLIVQCGRDLPCMIIEDGPDYKRRGLMVDISRNKIPTMDTLYKIIDYMADVKLNELQLYIEGFSYAYDNFPQVWSSGTPVTAEEIMLLDRYCKDRYIDLVPNQNSFGHMEQWLNRREFEHLADCPEGCLTPWGTLTRNTTLNPLDEGSVELMRKIYDDILPPFTSQYFNVGLDEPFELGHGKSKAETERSGVGRVYLDYLMKIYNEVKLRNKRMMFWGDIIINSPELILELPKDIIALEWGYEAEHPFADHCEKYKAAGIDFYVCPGTSSWCTILGRTDNMKANILNAAESGLKNGAIGFLNTDWGDRGHIQYLPVSYPGYFYGAALSWSLEENRDINLESYLNRFIFKDRNELMGSIVMDLGNYYLQEPSKVSNATKLFWVLNGDIKEPEKFEESDVQAYKKVEDYLLDLYEKLDSTDMQCEDEALIIEEFKNGIKYVLHGVKRVKLMVNEIDNKENFLQDLKDDISTIMKKHGEVWLKRNRIGGLEDSLEYMRKLREQYCETK
- a CDS encoding 4Fe-4S dicluster domain-containing protein, coding for MLRRIVEIDEVKCNGCGLCIKACHEGAIEMVDGKARLISDIYCDGLGDCLPECPTGAIQIIEREALEYDDEAVQRLKLEKSKSNKTEHSLPCGCPGSAARTIERKSNISIKTPVKAEVSQSTSELTQWPVQIKLIHPQAPYLKGADLLVAADCTAYAYANFHSDFIKGRITLIGCPKLDDLEYYKEKLTEIIRNNNLKSITVVRMEVPCCGGIINAVKSAMLEAQVIVPYSEVTIGTDGSIIK
- a CDS encoding hemolysin family protein; translation: MNDSDPDTVSSMLLILVLVLVNAFFAAAEMAVVSVNKSKINILAEEGNKKAKALKKLTDEPSKFLATIQVGITLSGFFASASAATGISVKLNELLSKIGIPYGEQISVILITIVLSYITLVFGELYPKRIALQKSETIAMFAVTPIMFVSKFASPFVKLLSRSTNILVRLSGINTDNLEEQFSKEEIKSLIEVGQEHGVINETEKEMINGIFEFDDTLAKEVMTPRTDVFMINIDSPINKIKNDIMEENFSRIPVYEEDSDNIIGILYIKDFYAEVLDKGLENIDIRKMLRPAYFVPETKNIDDLFKELQSTKNHMAILIDEYGGFSGIVTIEDLIEEVMGNIFDEYDEIEPDIKKLDNNSYLINGMLAIDELNEYLDLSLESENTDTIGGFIISLMGSIPKDNDSRTIKYQNLTFKIEKVNEKRIEKLKLSIEN